A single window of Nocardia sp. NBC_01327 DNA harbors:
- a CDS encoding RNA-binding protein, with protein sequence MTAVVADAVEHLVRGIVANPDDVHVELITSRRGRTVEVHVHPEDLGKVIGRGGRTATALRTLVAGIGGKGIRVDVVDTDQ encoded by the coding sequence ATGACAGCCGTCGTCGCCGATGCCGTCGAACATCTCGTTCGCGGCATCGTCGCCAATCCGGACGATGTCCACGTCGAGCTGATCACCAGCCGTCGTGGCCGGACCGTCGAGGTGCACGTGCACCCCGAGGATCTGGGCAAGGTGATCGGCCGCGGTGGACGTACCGCGACCGCGCTGCGCACTCTCGTCGCCGGTATCGGCGGTAAGGGCATTCGCGTCGACGTGGTCGACACGGATCAGTAG
- a CDS encoding LysR family transcriptional regulator: MIDPRLQSLRVLREQGTVTAAAAALHLTPSTVSQQLRGLARDFEVELLEHVGRRVQLTPAAFALLRHADLLAAQGELARAELAAHRAGIAGRLRLSAMPTALAAVVAPAAARLRDTHPRLSVSLIEDESTHCFELLLAGDCDIAVVLPAPGSPSADDPRFEQRPLLAEPMDLLVPAGHRLAGRSQVQLIEAAAEPWITGRDWITHSLVVSAACAAAGFTPRIAGQAVHFVGVSAMVANGFGVSLIARLALIPPELAVVRVPLRGDPVPIRRHLVAVRRGSAEHPVIAAGVAAIRAVCRERADISVLGE, encoded by the coding sequence ATGATCGATCCACGGTTGCAGTCGTTGCGGGTGCTGCGGGAGCAGGGGACGGTGACGGCGGCTGCGGCGGCGCTGCATTTGACGCCGTCGACGGTGTCGCAGCAGTTGCGGGGGCTGGCGCGGGATTTCGAGGTGGAGTTGCTGGAGCATGTCGGGCGGCGGGTGCAGTTGACGCCTGCCGCGTTCGCACTGCTGCGGCATGCGGATCTGCTTGCGGCGCAGGGGGAGTTGGCGCGGGCGGAGTTGGCTGCGCATCGGGCGGGCATTGCGGGGCGGCTGCGGTTGAGCGCCATGCCGACCGCGCTCGCGGCCGTGGTGGCTCCGGCGGCGGCGCGGCTGCGGGATACCCATCCGCGCTTGAGCGTTTCGCTGATCGAGGACGAGAGCACGCACTGTTTCGAGCTGTTGCTGGCCGGGGACTGCGATATCGCCGTGGTCCTGCCCGCGCCTGGCAGTCCCAGTGCGGACGATCCGCGGTTCGAGCAGCGGCCGTTGCTCGCGGAACCGATGGATCTGCTGGTTCCGGCCGGACATCGGCTCGCGGGGCGCTCGCAGGTGCAGCTGATCGAGGCGGCCGCGGAGCCGTGGATCACCGGCCGGGATTGGATCACGCACTCCCTGGTGGTGTCGGCCGCCTGTGCCGCCGCCGGTTTCACCCCTCGAATTGCCGGGCAGGCAGTGCATTTCGTCGGCGTATCGGCAATGGTCGCGAACGGATTCGGGGTCAGCCTGATCGCGCGGCTGGCCTTGATCCCGCCGGAGCTGGCGGTGGTGCGGGTGCCGCTGCGGGGTGACCCCGTGCCCATTCGGCGGCATCTGGTCGCGGTGCGCCGGGGTTCCGCCGAGCATCCGGTCATCGCGGCCGGGGTCGCCGCGATCCGGGCGGTGTGTCGTGAGCGAGCGGACATCTCCGTGCTGGGCGAATAG
- a CDS encoding class I SAM-dependent methyltransferase, with protein MSTVSPAQRNGSYGVDAPAQILWMGGFAVVFFVVAVVFGLLGSAGALGWFVFLGIVMLIQLALYVHSTRRGKFEVWEQVLDDLRLHGDERLLDMGCGRGAVLLAAARRLPSGSAVGIDLWRTVDQSGNAEEVTARNAVAEGVADRVELRTADMTELPFGDGEFDLIVSSLAIHNIPTAELRARAVREALRVLRPGGRLVIADIFKTREYNTVLKAAGASDVTLRSLGWRMWWGGPWVSTRLVTALAP; from the coding sequence ATGAGCACGGTCTCGCCCGCGCAGCGCAACGGTTCCTACGGTGTGGACGCACCCGCCCAGATCCTCTGGATGGGCGGTTTCGCGGTCGTGTTCTTCGTGGTCGCCGTGGTTTTCGGACTCCTCGGCAGTGCCGGCGCCCTCGGCTGGTTCGTCTTCCTCGGCATCGTCATGCTCATCCAGCTGGCCCTGTACGTACATTCCACGCGCCGGGGCAAATTCGAGGTCTGGGAGCAGGTGCTCGACGACCTCCGGCTCCACGGCGACGAACGCCTGCTCGATATGGGGTGCGGTCGCGGTGCGGTGTTGCTCGCAGCCGCACGCCGCCTCCCCAGCGGCAGTGCGGTCGGCATCGACCTCTGGCGCACGGTCGACCAGTCCGGCAATGCGGAGGAGGTCACCGCCCGCAATGCCGTGGCGGAGGGCGTAGCCGACCGAGTGGAACTCCGGACCGCGGATATGACCGAATTACCCTTCGGTGACGGCGAATTCGACCTGATCGTCTCCAGTCTCGCCATCCACAACATCCCCACCGCCGAGCTACGCGCCCGAGCCGTCCGCGAGGCCCTCCGCGTCCTGCGCCCCGGCGGCCGCCTGGTCATCGCCGACATCTTCAAGACCCGCGAATACAACACCGTGCTCAAAGCCGCGGGCGCCTCCGACGTCACCCTGCGCAGCCTCGGCTGGCGCATGTGGTGGGGCGGCCCCTGGGTCTCCACCCGCCTGGTCACCGCACTGGCTCCCTGA
- the trmD gene encoding tRNA (guanosine(37)-N1)-methyltransferase TrmD — protein MRIDVVTIFPEYLEPLRTALLGKAIDKGILEVGVHDLRGWTHDVHKAVDDTPYGGGPGMVMKPTVWGDALDEVCPDDALLVVPTPAGRPFTQAMAESWSAEKHLVFACGRYEGIDQRVFDDAARRVRVEEVSIGDYVLIGGEAAVLVMTEAIVRLIPGVLGNQQSHQQDSFSDGLLEGPSYTRPVSWRELDVPDILLSGNHARIEAWRREQSLERTRDRRPDLLPPD, from the coding sequence ATGCGCATCGACGTCGTCACGATCTTCCCGGAATACCTGGAGCCGCTGCGAACCGCCTTGCTGGGCAAGGCAATCGACAAGGGTATCCTGGAGGTCGGCGTGCACGATCTGCGCGGCTGGACGCACGATGTGCACAAGGCCGTGGACGACACCCCGTACGGCGGCGGACCGGGCATGGTCATGAAGCCGACCGTATGGGGCGACGCCCTGGACGAGGTGTGCCCGGACGACGCACTGCTGGTGGTCCCCACCCCCGCGGGTCGCCCGTTCACCCAGGCCATGGCCGAAAGCTGGTCTGCCGAAAAGCATCTGGTCTTCGCGTGTGGCCGCTACGAGGGTATCGATCAGCGCGTTTTCGACGATGCCGCCCGGCGCGTACGCGTCGAGGAGGTCAGCATCGGCGACTATGTGCTGATCGGCGGCGAGGCCGCGGTCCTCGTCATGACCGAGGCGATCGTGCGCCTCATCCCCGGCGTACTGGGCAATCAGCAATCGCACCAACAGGATTCGTTCTCCGACGGTCTCCTCGAAGGCCCCAGCTATACCCGCCCCGTCTCCTGGCGCGAGCTGGACGTCCCGGACATCCTGCTGTCCGGCAACCATGCCAGGATCGAGGCCTGGCGCCGCGAGCAGTCGCTGGAACGCACGCGCGACCGCCGCCCCGATCTGCTCCCACCGGACTGA
- a CDS encoding sugar ABC transporter ATP-binding protein, giving the protein MNPEPETGALLEITGLTKRYPGVTALDGVDLSVIAGKIHVLIGENGAGKSTLVKCLAGVEQPDAGRMILGGSEHHPADTAAALRAGIQVVHQELALLPALTVAENLFLQHLPRRFGIVDRRAMRARAENLLEQVGLEVSPDTPVGRLGIAQRQLIEIAKALSTECRLLIMDEPTATLTPRETATLFTVMRRLRADGVAIIFISHHLDEIFEIGDRVTVLRNGTSVAAREIADIDIPGLVRMMVGRDLAAEYPPVTARPLGDEILCVRDFSVTARTPPISFAVRAGEVVGVAGLVGSGRTEAMRAIFGADQAVRGAVSVRGRDARIKSPRDAVRRGISFLTEDRKARGLVLDLSIAANLSLASLDKVSRSGLLRKKSETASARDLSEKLRIKASGPEQAVRALSGGNQQKVVLGRWLATDADLLIVDEPTRGIDVGARYEIHQLLLDLAAAGKGVLVVSSDLSELIGICDRILVFSAGRIAGVVARADFDAEHILNLAYSGYLKNGSAA; this is encoded by the coding sequence ATGAACCCCGAGCCAGAGACCGGTGCACTCCTCGAGATCACCGGTTTGACCAAGCGCTATCCGGGCGTCACCGCCCTGGACGGTGTGGACCTGAGCGTTATCGCCGGTAAAATCCATGTGCTGATAGGCGAAAACGGAGCAGGTAAATCTACGCTGGTGAAATGCCTTGCGGGCGTGGAACAACCGGATGCGGGCCGGATGATCCTGGGCGGCTCCGAGCACCACCCCGCCGATACCGCGGCCGCGCTGCGCGCCGGAATCCAGGTCGTGCACCAGGAATTGGCGCTGCTGCCCGCCCTGACCGTCGCAGAGAACCTCTTCCTGCAGCATCTGCCGCGCCGATTCGGCATCGTCGACCGCCGCGCCATGCGGGCGCGCGCGGAGAATCTGCTCGAACAGGTCGGCCTCGAGGTCTCACCGGATACGCCGGTGGGGCGGCTGGGCATCGCGCAGCGGCAACTGATCGAGATCGCCAAGGCGCTCTCCACCGAATGCCGGCTGCTGATCATGGACGAGCCGACCGCGACGCTCACCCCGCGCGAGACCGCGACCCTGTTCACAGTGATGCGCCGGCTTCGAGCCGACGGTGTCGCGATCATCTTCATCTCCCATCACCTCGACGAAATCTTCGAGATCGGCGACCGGGTCACGGTGCTGCGTAATGGAACCAGCGTCGCCGCACGCGAGATCGCCGACATCGATATTCCGGGACTGGTCCGGATGATGGTCGGCCGGGACTTGGCCGCCGAGTACCCGCCGGTCACTGCGCGGCCGCTGGGGGACGAAATACTCTGTGTCAGAGACTTTTCCGTCACCGCGCGGACGCCACCGATCTCGTTCGCCGTGCGCGCGGGTGAGGTCGTCGGCGTCGCGGGACTGGTGGGCTCCGGTCGGACCGAGGCCATGCGGGCGATCTTCGGCGCGGATCAGGCTGTGCGCGGGGCCGTTTCGGTACGCGGCCGCGATGCGCGGATCAAGAGTCCGCGCGATGCCGTCCGGCGTGGCATCAGCTTCCTGACCGAGGACCGCAAAGCTCGGGGGCTGGTGCTGGATCTGTCCATTGCCGCCAATCTCAGCCTGGCGTCCCTGGACAAGGTCAGCCGGTCGGGCTTGCTTCGAAAGAAGAGTGAAACAGCCTCTGCACGTGATCTTTCCGAAAAACTCCGAATCAAGGCCAGCGGTCCGGAGCAGGCGGTCCGAGCCTTGTCCGGCGGCAATCAGCAGAAGGTCGTGCTCGGTCGCTGGCTGGCGACCGACGCCGATCTGCTGATCGTCGACGAGCCCACGCGCGGCATCGATGTCGGCGCCCGCTACGAGATCCACCAGCTCCTGCTCGATCTGGCCGCCGCGGGCAAGGGCGTACTGGTGGTCTCCTCGGATCTGTCCGAACTGATCGGGATCTGCGACCGCATTCTGGTCTTTTCGGCCGGGCGGATCGCCGGTGTGGTCGCCCGCGCGGATTTCGACGCCGAGCACATTCTCAATCTCGCCTACTCCGGCTATCTGAAGAACGGCAGTGCAGCATGA
- a CDS encoding LacI family DNA-binding transcriptional regulator, whose translation MIEVDMVTRRDVAQLAGTSEAMVSYVLNDGPRGVAPATRARIVAAIKELGYRPNAVARSLKTSRTMTLGLVVPDNSNPFFAELARAIEDVAFEAGYVLLLGNAVDNDEREAAYIRILIDRQVDGLIVAPAHGAGSWVTELSGTAVPRLVLDREIELPGASHVLVDNAGGAYTATKHLLEHGFTRIGCISGLAGMHPTVERVAGWRRALADAGQGPQDGMLVHAAFGRAHGYRAGRELLAGADRPEALFVASDEQALGVLRAAAELGLRVPQDLAICAFDGIEGSAYTVPALTTMRQPFESLGRSAVEWLLAKIADPALAPSRITHATTLVARGSCGCPDPLGGDSAIG comes from the coding sequence TTGATTGAGGTCGATATGGTGACGCGGCGCGATGTGGCGCAACTGGCGGGGACGTCGGAAGCCATGGTCAGTTACGTGCTCAATGACGGGCCGCGCGGCGTGGCCCCGGCCACCCGGGCTCGAATCGTCGCCGCCATCAAGGAATTGGGCTATCGGCCGAATGCGGTCGCCCGGTCGCTGAAGACCTCGCGGACGATGACGCTCGGGCTCGTCGTGCCGGACAATTCGAACCCCTTCTTCGCCGAACTCGCCAGGGCGATCGAGGATGTCGCGTTCGAGGCCGGATATGTGCTGCTGCTCGGCAATGCCGTCGACAATGACGAGCGCGAGGCCGCCTACATCCGGATACTGATCGACCGGCAGGTGGACGGGCTGATCGTCGCACCCGCACACGGGGCGGGCAGCTGGGTCACCGAACTCTCCGGGACGGCCGTTCCGCGTCTGGTGCTGGATCGCGAAATCGAGTTGCCGGGCGCCTCGCATGTGCTGGTCGACAATGCGGGCGGCGCCTACACGGCGACGAAACACCTACTGGAACACGGATTTACGCGGATCGGATGCATTTCGGGCCTAGCGGGCATGCACCCGACGGTGGAGCGCGTCGCGGGCTGGCGACGGGCACTCGCCGACGCCGGACAAGGTCCGCAGGACGGCATGCTGGTGCATGCGGCGTTCGGCCGGGCGCACGGATACCGTGCGGGCCGGGAACTGCTGGCGGGCGCGGACCGTCCCGAAGCACTGTTCGTGGCCAGCGATGAACAGGCGCTCGGCGTGCTGCGCGCCGCCGCGGAGCTGGGCCTGCGGGTACCGCAGGACCTGGCGATCTGCGCCTTCGACGGTATCGAGGGCAGCGCCTACACGGTGCCCGCGCTCACCACCATGCGTCAGCCCTTCGAAAGTCTGGGCCGCTCGGCGGTGGAGTGGTTGCTGGCCAAGATCGCCGATCCCGCACTCGCGCCGAGCCGGATCACCCATGCCACCACGCTCGTCGCGCGCGGATCCTGCGGTTGCCCCGATCCGCTCGGCGGCGATTCGGCCATCGGGTAG
- the rimM gene encoding ribosome maturation factor RimM (Essential for efficient processing of 16S rRNA), with amino-acid sequence MELVVGRVAKSHGVRGELVVEVRTDEPDLRFAPGTTLTGRLPRAKQTQQYVVESAREHSGRLLVRLEGLDDRTVADGLRGMLFVVDTADLPPSQDPDEYYDHELEGLTVQLGDGTLVGTVREVLHSAAGELLSITAAEGFPPAGREILVPFVNAMVPTVSLADSLIVIDPPEGLLDPE; translated from the coding sequence ATGGAACTTGTCGTCGGTCGGGTCGCCAAGTCGCACGGTGTGCGCGGCGAACTCGTCGTAGAAGTCCGAACCGACGAGCCTGATCTGCGTTTCGCGCCCGGCACCACCCTCACGGGCCGGTTGCCGCGCGCGAAGCAGACGCAGCAGTACGTAGTGGAGTCGGCCCGGGAGCATTCGGGCCGGCTTCTCGTGCGTCTGGAAGGGCTCGACGATCGCACCGTGGCAGATGGGTTGCGCGGCATGCTCTTTGTCGTCGACACCGCCGATCTGCCGCCCTCGCAGGATCCGGACGAGTACTACGACCACGAACTCGAAGGCCTCACCGTGCAACTCGGTGACGGCACCCTCGTGGGCACGGTCCGGGAAGTACTGCATTCCGCTGCGGGAGAACTGCTTTCGATCACCGCGGCCGAGGGCTTCCCGCCCGCGGGCCGGGAGATCCTGGTGCCCTTCGTGAATGCCATGGTGCCGACCGTGTCCCTCGCAGACTCCCTGATTGTGATCGACCCGCCCGAAGGCCTGCTGGATCCGGAGTGA
- a CDS encoding ABC transporter permease, whose translation MTSLSAARTDNRAGRVLSQVLGEAGIGVALVALAAFFLAAAPHFATTGNIRDIMTQITLNTVLAVGMTFVILVGGIDLSVGSVIALCAVVAGKAMENGGSSAIPAALGLSVLIGAICGLINGFVTERWRVPSFIVTLGMLYVARGAAEQYTGARTIYNLPAAMTSFGTATVAGIPAVFAVALLIVAVAWFVLSRTVFGRLVYATGNNEEAVRLSGHRTNLIKIVCFVIGGLCVGVAAVIYMARLGVASPILGQGYELNAIAAVVIGGASLSGGRGSVIGTLLGACLLGVLTNGLLLMGVSDFQRTMVTGTVIIVAVILDSYRKQLMTRLSGSS comes from the coding sequence ATGACTTCTCTCAGCGCGGCGCGCACCGACAACCGGGCCGGCCGGGTGCTGAGCCAGGTGCTCGGCGAGGCCGGAATCGGTGTCGCGCTGGTGGCACTGGCGGCGTTCTTCCTCGCTGCCGCACCGCATTTCGCGACCACGGGCAATATTCGCGACATCATGACCCAGATCACGCTCAATACCGTGCTGGCAGTGGGCATGACGTTCGTGATCCTGGTCGGCGGCATCGATCTGTCGGTCGGTTCGGTCATCGCGCTGTGCGCGGTGGTGGCGGGCAAGGCGATGGAGAACGGCGGCTCGTCGGCCATCCCCGCCGCCCTCGGCCTCAGCGTGCTCATCGGCGCGATCTGCGGTCTGATCAACGGTTTTGTCACCGAGCGCTGGCGGGTGCCGTCGTTCATCGTCACGCTCGGCATGCTCTACGTCGCGCGCGGCGCCGCCGAGCAGTACACCGGCGCCCGGACGATCTACAACCTGCCGGCCGCGATGACCAGCTTCGGCACGGCCACCGTCGCCGGTATTCCGGCGGTCTTCGCGGTGGCGCTGCTGATAGTCGCGGTGGCCTGGTTCGTGCTGTCCCGCACGGTCTTCGGCCGACTGGTCTATGCGACGGGGAATAATGAAGAGGCGGTACGACTTTCGGGGCATCGAACCAATCTGATCAAGATCGTATGCTTTGTCATCGGCGGACTGTGCGTCGGTGTGGCCGCCGTGATCTACATGGCCCGGCTCGGTGTCGCCAGCCCCATTCTCGGCCAGGGCTACGAGCTCAATGCCATTGCGGCAGTGGTGATCGGCGGCGCCAGCCTGTCCGGCGGACGCGGTTCGGTGATCGGCACCCTGCTCGGCGCCTGCCTGCTCGGTGTGCTGACCAACGGTCTGCTGCTGATGGGCGTCTCGGATTTCCAGCGCACCATGGTGACCGGCACCGTCATTATCGTCGCCGTCATCCTCGACTCCTACCGCAAACAATTGATGACCCGCCTCTCCGGCAGCTCCTGA
- a CDS encoding sugar ABC transporter substrate-binding protein, whose translation MRRSTRLVLAVLTVATTATLSACGTEQTASSPATNANGKPTVCLIMKSLANEYFQQMQKGAKDHVDKLGTLELQTAGIQNETDVDGQIALVDKCITQQVQAIVIAPADSKALVQSVVKAGKAGIKVVNIDVALDPDALAAAGVQIPLVGPDNRAGAEQVGDVLAKAVGPGGKVVVLEGNPGADNALQRKNGFNDTIGASKLNLLDSKTAHWETDEAYTVFGNMLTAHPDIQGVMASNDSMALGVIKVIQERHANVKVVSIDNIPAVKTFLQNGPMLATLDQFGSEQAGDGIDVAMRLIGGQAVTGWQKTRMNVVTAGA comes from the coding sequence ATGCGAAGAAGCACAAGGCTGGTACTCGCTGTTCTGACCGTGGCGACCACGGCGACGCTCAGCGCCTGCGGCACCGAACAGACGGCGTCGAGCCCGGCCACGAATGCCAATGGCAAGCCCACGGTCTGCCTGATCATGAAGTCGCTCGCCAACGAGTACTTCCAGCAGATGCAGAAGGGCGCCAAGGATCACGTCGACAAGCTCGGCACGCTCGAACTGCAGACCGCGGGCATTCAGAACGAGACGGATGTCGACGGGCAGATCGCCCTGGTCGACAAGTGCATCACCCAGCAGGTGCAGGCCATTGTCATCGCACCGGCCGATTCGAAGGCGCTGGTGCAGTCGGTGGTCAAGGCCGGCAAGGCCGGTATCAAGGTCGTCAATATCGATGTGGCGCTCGACCCCGACGCACTCGCGGCGGCGGGCGTGCAGATCCCGCTGGTCGGCCCGGACAATCGGGCCGGGGCCGAGCAGGTCGGCGACGTGCTGGCCAAGGCGGTCGGACCGGGCGGCAAAGTGGTTGTGCTGGAGGGCAATCCAGGTGCGGACAATGCGCTGCAGCGGAAGAACGGCTTCAACGACACCATCGGCGCGTCGAAGTTGAACCTGCTCGATTCCAAGACCGCGCACTGGGAAACCGACGAGGCCTACACCGTTTTCGGCAATATGCTCACCGCGCACCCGGATATCCAGGGCGTCATGGCCTCCAATGATTCGATGGCGCTGGGCGTCATCAAGGTCATTCAGGAGCGGCACGCGAACGTCAAAGTTGTTTCCATCGACAATATTCCGGCCGTGAAGACCTTCCTGCAGAACGGCCCGATGCTGGCGACCCTCGACCAGTTCGGCTCCGAGCAGGCGGGCGACGGTATCGACGTCGCCATGCGACTGATCGGCGGCCAGGCCGTCACCGGTTGGCAGAAGACCCGGATGAACGTCGTCACCGCCGGGGCGTGA
- the rpsP gene encoding 30S ribosomal protein S16 has protein sequence MAVRIKLTRMGKIRNPQYRIVVADARTRRDGRAIESIGIYQPKEEPSLIEVNSERAQYWLSVGAQPTEPVQRLLEITGDWQKFKGLPGQEGTLKVKAPKPSKLDLFNAALASADSEPVAEAVTPKKKAAKKEEAAEAASEATETPAAE, from the coding sequence ATGGCTGTTCGCATCAAGCTGACCCGCATGGGCAAGATCCGCAACCCCCAGTACCGCATCGTGGTCGCCGACGCGCGCACCCGTCGCGACGGCCGGGCCATCGAGTCCATCGGCATCTACCAGCCCAAGGAAGAGCCCTCGCTCATCGAGGTCAACTCCGAGCGCGCGCAGTACTGGCTGAGCGTCGGCGCGCAGCCGACCGAGCCGGTGCAGCGTCTGCTGGAGATCACCGGTGACTGGCAGAAGTTCAAGGGTCTGCCGGGCCAGGAGGGCACCCTCAAGGTCAAGGCCCCGAAGCCGTCCAAGCTGGACCTCTTCAACGCCGCGCTGGCTTCCGCTGACAGCGAGCCGGTCGCCGAGGCCGTCACCCCGAAGAAGAAGGCCGCCAAGAAGGAAGAGGCCGCCGAGGCTGCCTCTGAGGCGACCGAGACCCCGGCCGCCGAGTAA
- a CDS encoding amidohydrolase family protein encodes MMRLHFRGVVLPDGDMRDLWVHDGVLSYEPVAEAETVHASGWIVPGLVDAHCHVGIKYGGGDEDSAGAIAQAEVERDAGALLLRDAGSPIDTRFIDDREDLPKIIRAGRHIARPRRYIRELGIELEDERDLPEIIAEQARRGDGWVKIVGDWIDRSAGDLAPLWSDTILKESIDAAHREGARVTAHVFGEDALYGLLDAGIDCIEHGTGLTDETIGMMVAHGTALVPTLVNIDTFPEIADSAGKFPVYAAHMRDLHRRSRETVAKAHEAGVPIYTGTDAGGSIPHGRIADEITALMGAGFSPHDALGASSWNARTWLGRTGIEPGAPADFVVYQEDPRTSPHVLSTPSWVVLRGRAYDRRDPVTGHR; translated from the coding sequence ATCATGCGTCTGCATTTTCGCGGAGTGGTGCTGCCGGACGGGGATATGCGGGACCTGTGGGTTCATGACGGCGTCCTGTCCTATGAACCGGTCGCCGAGGCCGAGACGGTGCACGCCTCGGGCTGGATCGTGCCGGGGCTGGTGGACGCGCACTGCCACGTCGGCATCAAATACGGTGGGGGAGACGAGGATTCCGCGGGCGCGATCGCCCAGGCCGAGGTCGAGCGGGATGCGGGCGCGCTCCTGCTGCGTGATGCGGGCTCACCCATCGACACCCGCTTCATCGACGACCGCGAGGATCTGCCCAAGATCATTCGCGCGGGCCGCCATATCGCCCGGCCGCGCCGCTATATCCGGGAACTCGGCATCGAACTCGAGGACGAACGCGATCTGCCGGAGATCATTGCCGAACAGGCCCGCCGCGGCGACGGCTGGGTCAAGATCGTCGGCGACTGGATCGACCGTTCGGCAGGCGATCTGGCCCCGCTGTGGTCGGACACCATTCTCAAGGAATCCATCGACGCCGCCCACCGTGAGGGCGCCCGCGTCACCGCGCACGTCTTCGGCGAGGACGCCCTCTACGGCCTGCTCGACGCGGGTATCGACTGCATCGAACACGGCACCGGCCTCACCGACGAGACCATCGGCATGATGGTCGCGCACGGCACCGCCCTGGTGCCCACCCTCGTCAATATCGACACCTTCCCCGAAATCGCCGACAGCGCAGGCAAATTCCCCGTCTACGCCGCCCATATGCGTGATCTGCACCGGCGTTCGCGCGAAACCGTCGCGAAGGCGCACGAGGCCGGCGTGCCGATCTACACCGGCACCGATGCGGGCGGTTCCATCCCGCACGGCCGCATCGCCGACGAGATCACCGCCCTCATGGGCGCGGGCTTCTCACCGCACGATGCCCTCGGCGCATCCTCGTGGAATGCCCGGACGTGGCTGGGCCGCACCGGGATCGAACCGGGCGCGCCCGCGGACTTCGTCGTCTATCAGGAGGATCCGCGCACCAGTCCGCACGTGCTGTCCACACCGTCCTGGGTGGTGCTCCGCGGCCGCGCCTACGACCGGCGCGATCCGGTCACCGGCCACCGCTGA